A genomic segment from Vicugna pacos chromosome 17, VicPac4, whole genome shotgun sequence encodes:
- the RHO gene encoding rhodopsin, giving the protein MNGTEGPDFYVPFSNKTGVVRSPFEYPQYYLAEPWQFSMLAAYMFLLIVLGFPINFLTLYVTVQHKKLRTPLNYILLNLAVADLFMVFGGFTTTLYTSLHGYFVFGPTGCNLEGFFATLGGEIALWSLVVLAIERYVVVCKPMSNFRFGENHAIMGLAFTWVMALSCAGPPLFGWSRYIPEGMQCSCGIDYYTLKPEVNNESFVIYMFVVHFTIPLLIIFFCYGQLVFTVKEAAAQQQESATTQKAEKEVTRMVIIMVIAFLICWVPYASVAFYIFTHQGSDFGPILMTLPAFFAKSASVYNPVIYIMMNKQFRNCMLTTLCCGKVPFAEEEASTVSKTETSQVAPA; this is encoded by the exons ATGAACGGGACGGAGGGCCCGGACTTCTACGTGCCTTTCTCCAACAAGACGGGCGTGGTGCGCAGCCCCTTCGAGTACCCGCAGTACTACCTGGCCGAGCCCTGGCAGTTCTCCATGCTGGCCGCCTACATGTTCCTGCTCATCGTGCTCGGCTTCCCCATCAACTTCCTCACGCTCTACGTCACGGTGCAGCACAAGAAGCTGCGCACGCCCCTCAACTACATTCTGCTCAACCTGGCCGTGGCCGACCTCTTCATGGTCTTCGGCGGCTTCACCACCACCCTCTACACCTCTCTGCATGGATACTTCGTCTTCGGGCCCACGGGATGCAATTTGGAGGGCTTCTTTGCCACCCTGGGCG GTGAAATTGCCCTGTGGTCCTTGGTGGTCCTGGCCATCGAGCGGTACGTAGTGGTGTGTAAGCCCATGAGCAACTTCCGCTTCGGGGAGAACCACGCCATCATGGGTCTCGCCTTCACCTGGGTCATGGCTCTGTCCTGCGCCGGGCCCCCTCTTTTCGGCTGGTCCAG GTATATCCCGGAGGGCATGCAGTGCTCATGTGGAATCGACTACTACACGCTGAAGCCGGAGGTCAACAACGAGTCGTTCGTCATCTACATGTTCGTGGTCCACTTCACCATCCCCCTGCTCATAATCTTCTTCTGCTACGGGCAGCTGGTCTTCACAGTCAAGGAG GCAGCTGCCCAGCAGCAGGAATCGGCCACCACACAGAAGGCCGAGAAGGAAGTCACCCGCATGGTCATCATCATGGTCATCGCGTTCCTGATCTGCTGGGTGCCCTACGCCAGCGTGGCGTTCTACATCTTCACCCACCAGGGCTCTGACTTTGGCCCCATCCTAATGACCCTCCCGGCATTCTTTGCCAAGAGTGCCTCCGTCTACAATCCTGTCATCTATATCATGATGAACAAGCAG TTCCGGAACTGCATGCTCACCACCCTCTGCTGTGGCAAGGTCCCGTTTGCTGAAGAAGAGGCCTCCACTGTCTCCAAGACAGAGACCAGCCAGGTGGCACCAGCCTAA